From Psychroflexus torquis ATCC 700755, the proteins below share one genomic window:
- a CDS encoding c-type cytochrome: MKYLFVLLFIAFNLYSFSIEFESKNTPHYFPISQEKDLKKSIKDGQAVYSGFCMRCHLSEGEGVEGIYPPLANSNWLSEKRMESIKSVKYGLKGEIEVNGKTYNNYMASMGLTDREVADVMNYIMNNFGNEDRDISQVTLKEVLKLSKE, translated from the coding sequence ATGAAATATCTGTTTGTACTACTTTTTATAGCTTTTAATTTATACTCCTTTAGTATTGAATTTGAATCCAAAAATACTCCTCACTATTTTCCTATTAGTCAGGAAAAAGATCTAAAAAAAAGTATCAAAGATGGACAAGCGGTGTATTCAGGCTTTTGTATGCGTTGCCACTTATCCGAAGGAGAGGGAGTTGAAGGAATATATCCACCTTTAGCAAACTCAAATTGGCTTTCAGAAAAAAGAATGGAAAGCATTAAGTCTGTCAAATATGGACTTAAAGGTGAAATAGAAGTTAATGGAAAAACATACAATAACTACATGGCCTCTATGGGGCTTACCGATAGAGAAGTTGCTGATGTGATGAACTATATCATGAATAACTTTGGTAATGAAGATAGAGATATTTCTCAAGTCACTTTAAAAGAAGTTTTAAAGCTTAGTAAAGAGTAG
- a CDS encoding PQQ-dependent sugar dehydrogenase: protein MNIKALTLGLLSISFITCAQNDSTIDTLEEDFSHEVIIADIEIPWGLDFFEDGSFLATSKEGQIYYHKNGATTKVADVPNLYNRGQGGLLDVKIHPDYPQKPWIYFTHASTLGDEDGGHTALVKADFIDGQLSNMETLYKASPNTTKGVHFGSRLEFDNDGYLYMSVGERGEREVNPQDISRDGGKIYRFNDDGSIPEDNPFYTDENAIKAIYSYGHRNPQGMEMHPESGKIWVHEHGPRGGDEINIIKKGANYGWPVISYGINYNGTELTDQTSQPGMEQPFYYWVPSIAPSGMTFVTSDKYPKLKGNILAGSLKFQYLEHLVIDENGVQKREKLLNNVGRVRTVKQSTDGFIYVGIEGVGIVKMLPKS from the coding sequence AATATAAAAGCATTGACTCTTGGATTATTAAGTATTAGCTTTATAACTTGTGCTCAAAACGATAGTACAATTGATACTTTAGAAGAAGACTTTTCTCATGAAGTTATTATCGCAGATATAGAAATACCATGGGGACTGGATTTTTTTGAAGATGGAAGCTTTTTAGCAACTTCAAAAGAGGGCCAAATTTATTACCATAAAAACGGAGCAACCACTAAAGTTGCTGATGTGCCAAATCTATATAACAGGGGGCAAGGGGGATTATTAGACGTGAAAATTCATCCAGATTATCCACAAAAACCTTGGATATATTTTACACATGCATCTACTCTAGGTGATGAAGATGGAGGTCATACAGCACTTGTAAAAGCCGATTTTATCGATGGACAGCTGTCTAATATGGAGACTCTTTATAAAGCATCGCCAAACACAACAAAAGGGGTCCATTTTGGTAGTCGATTGGAGTTTGATAATGACGGGTATTTATATATGTCTGTTGGAGAAAGAGGGGAGAGGGAAGTAAATCCTCAAGACATCAGTAGAGATGGAGGTAAGATCTATAGATTTAACGATGATGGTTCTATTCCTGAGGATAATCCTTTTTATACTGATGAAAATGCCATAAAAGCTATTTATTCTTATGGTCACAGAAACCCCCAGGGCATGGAAATGCATCCAGAGTCTGGTAAAATCTGGGTTCATGAACACGGTCCAAGAGGAGGTGATGAGATCAATATCATTAAAAAAGGAGCAAATTATGGCTGGCCTGTCATCAGTTATGGAATCAATTATAACGGTACCGAGTTGACAGACCAAACTTCACAACCAGGTATGGAACAGCCATTTTACTATTGGGTCCCTTCTATCGCTCCTAGTGGAATGACCTTTGTCACTTCAGATAAATATCCAAAATTGAAAGGCAATATTCTAGCAGGTTCTCTAAAGTTTCAATACTTAGAACATTTAGTTATCGACGAAAATGGTGTTCAGAAAAGAGAAAAACTTTTAAATAATGTAGGGCGAGTGAGAACTGTAAAACAAAGCACAGATGGTTTTATTTATGTGGGTATAGAAGGAGTCGGTATCGTTAAAATGCTTCCTAAATCTTAA